A single Thermaerobacter sp. FW80 DNA region contains:
- a CDS encoding acyl-CoA carboxylase subunit beta produces the protein MSRGTGDLDRQLLERLEAVRRGGPERYHQRNREQGKLFARVRLERLLDSGSFVEDGTLANALAEELPADGVITGLGRIGGRPVAVMANDSTVKAGSWGARTVEKILRIQEQALRRRIPMLYLVDSAGARITDQVEMFPGRRGAGRIFYNQVRMSGVVPQVCLLFGPSAAGGAYIPAFCDVVIMVEGNASMYLGSPRMAEMVIGERVTLEEMGGARMHCTVSGCGDVLVASEDEAIAAARTYLSYFPSHWEERPPRGEPRPPAPGPAVEEIVPADANVPFDMYRLIERLVDEGSFFEIKRLFAPEIITGLARIEGRAVGVVANQPRVRGGVLFVDSADKAARFIWLCNAFNIPLLFLADVPGFMIGSAVERQGIIRHGAKMIAAVAEAEVPKISVIVRKAYGAGLYAMAGPAFEPDACLALPTAQIAVMGPEAAVNAVYYNHIARLEGEERRRFVEEKRREYARDIDIYRMASDLVVDEVVPAGRLREELARRFALYENRRREWPARHCPVHPV, from the coding sequence ATGAGCCGTGGGACCGGGGATCTGGACCGGCAGCTCCTGGAGCGCCTGGAGGCCGTCCGGCGGGGCGGGCCGGAGCGCTACCACCAGCGGAACCGGGAGCAGGGCAAGCTGTTCGCCCGGGTGCGGCTCGAGCGGCTGCTGGACTCGGGCAGCTTCGTCGAAGACGGCACCCTGGCCAACGCGTTGGCGGAGGAGCTGCCCGCCGACGGCGTGATCACGGGCCTGGGGCGCATCGGCGGTCGGCCGGTGGCCGTCATGGCCAACGACTCCACGGTCAAGGCGGGCTCGTGGGGCGCCCGTACGGTGGAGAAGATCCTGCGCATCCAGGAACAGGCCCTGCGCCGGCGCATCCCGATGCTGTACCTGGTGGACAGCGCCGGGGCGCGGATCACCGACCAGGTGGAGATGTTCCCCGGGCGCCGGGGCGCGGGGCGCATCTTCTACAACCAGGTGCGGATGTCGGGCGTGGTGCCCCAGGTGTGCCTGCTCTTCGGCCCGTCGGCGGCGGGCGGCGCGTACATCCCAGCCTTCTGCGACGTGGTCATCATGGTCGAGGGCAACGCCAGCATGTACCTGGGCTCGCCGCGCATGGCGGAGATGGTGATCGGCGAGCGGGTCACGCTGGAGGAGATGGGCGGCGCGCGGATGCACTGCACCGTCTCCGGCTGCGGCGACGTGCTGGTGGCCAGCGAGGACGAGGCCATCGCCGCGGCGCGCACCTACCTCTCGTACTTCCCCAGCCACTGGGAGGAGCGGCCGCCCCGCGGGGAGCCGCGACCGCCGGCCCCCGGGCCGGCGGTGGAGGAGATCGTCCCCGCCGACGCCAACGTCCCCTTCGACATGTACCGCTTGATCGAGCGGCTGGTGGACGAGGGCTCCTTCTTCGAGATCAAGCGCCTCTTCGCCCCGGAGATCATCACCGGCCTGGCCCGCATCGAGGGCCGGGCCGTCGGCGTGGTGGCGAACCAGCCGCGGGTGCGGGGCGGGGTGCTGTTCGTCGACTCGGCGGACAAGGCGGCGCGGTTCATCTGGCTGTGCAACGCCTTCAACATCCCGCTGCTGTTCCTGGCCGACGTCCCGGGGTTCATGATCGGCTCGGCGGTGGAGCGCCAGGGCATCATCCGCCATGGCGCCAAGATGATCGCCGCCGTGGCCGAGGCCGAGGTGCCGAAGATCTCCGTGATCGTGCGCAAGGCGTACGGCGCCGGCCTCTACGCCATGGCCGGGCCGGCCTTCGAGCCCGACGCCTGCCTGGCGCTGCCCACGGCGCAGATCGCGGTGATGGGACCCGAGGCGGCGGTCAACGCCGTCTACTACAACCACATCGCCAGGCTGGAAGGCGAGGAGCGCCGGCGCTTCGTCGAGGAGAAGCGGCGGGAGTACGCGCGGGACATCGACATCTACCGCATGGCGTCGGACCTGGTGGTCGACGAGGTGGTCCCCGCCGGTCGGCTGCGGGAGGAACTGGCCCGGCGCTTCGCCCTCTATGAGAACCGCCGCCGGGAGTGGCCCGCCCGGCACTGTCCCGTCCACCCGGTCTGA
- a CDS encoding acetyl-CoA carboxylase biotin carboxyl carrier protein subunit — protein MQIQAEMAGIVQEVLVREGQAVEAGQDVVILESMKMQIPVTSPAGGTVRSVRVKPGDFVNQGDVLIELET, from the coding sequence GTGCAGATCCAGGCGGAGATGGCCGGGATCGTCCAGGAGGTGCTGGTCCGCGAGGGGCAGGCGGTGGAGGCCGGTCAGGACGTGGTGATCCTGGAGTCGATGAAGATGCAGATCCCCGTGACGAGCCCGGCGGGCGGGACCGTGCGGAGCGTGCGGGTCAAGCCCGGGGACTTCGTCAACCAGGGGGACGTGCTGATCGAGCTCGAGACCTGA
- a CDS encoding SH3 domain-containing protein, translating into MERLNRLWVVVAVLVVAFMAYSVGGWLNNVQQTMTAVDDLMVRMTQLEAQQAEISAALAGDGELAAGWDDQAAGDQQPATGEPQDSQGQTEEPAEPQASAGQTATVTTQYLNVRAEPTQDSTRIGTLAQGSTVQVLEEQNGWARVRYQANGRTYEGWVDARYLQR; encoded by the coding sequence ATGGAGCGACTCAATCGCCTCTGGGTCGTGGTCGCCGTCCTGGTGGTGGCCTTCATGGCCTACAGCGTCGGGGGCTGGCTCAACAACGTCCAGCAGACGATGACCGCCGTCGACGACCTGATGGTCCGCATGACCCAGCTGGAGGCCCAGCAGGCCGAGATCTCCGCCGCCCTGGCGGGAGACGGCGAGCTGGCGGCCGGCTGGGACGACCAGGCCGCCGGCGACCAGCAGCCGGCCACCGGCGAGCCGCAGGACAGCCAGGGCCAGACGGAGGAACCGGCCGAGCCCCAGGCCAGCGCCGGCCAGACGGCGACGGTCACCACCCAGTACCTCAACGTGCGCGCCGAGCCGACCCAGGACTCCACCCGGATCGGCACCCTGGCCCAGGGGAGCACCGTCCAGGTGCTGGAGGAGCAGAACGGGTGGGCCCGGGTGCGCTACCAGGCCAACGGGCGCACCTATGAGGGCTGGGTCGACGCCCGCTACCTGCAGCGCTGA
- a CDS encoding response regulator: MPPERKSVGRRVLVADDVAAVRAFLQLALTEQGYEVVLAADGRTALQLAREMRPDVILLDWVMPRMNGAQVLQALRRDPQLRQVPVILMTGSVGVDEITSEFGVRWVLEKPFGIDDLFVTLEDALAAAEPA, translated from the coding sequence GTGCCACCGGAGCGAAAGTCGGTCGGGCGCCGCGTCCTGGTCGCGGACGACGTGGCCGCGGTGCGGGCCTTCCTGCAGCTGGCCCTGACGGAGCAGGGCTACGAGGTGGTCCTGGCCGCCGACGGCAGGACCGCGTTGCAGCTGGCGCGGGAGATGCGGCCCGATGTGATCCTGCTGGACTGGGTGATGCCGCGGATGAACGGCGCCCAGGTGCTGCAGGCCCTGCGGCGCGATCCCCAGTTGCGGCAGGTGCCCGTCATCCTGATGACGGGGAGCGTGGGCGTGGACGAGATCACCTCGGAGTTCGGGGTGCGCTGGGTTTTGGAGAAACCCTTCGGCATCGACGACCTCTTCGTGACCCTGGAGGATGCCCTGGCCGCCGCCGAGCCGGCCTGA
- a CDS encoding LacI family DNA-binding transcriptional regulator → MRSAAAAAGTAVHLVTPCLAGEEEGLPEALVAALARQGWRVAVWPVADDAAQQLACLRALPMDEPVLLVPARDAGPDLAAAVAQRVAVAAGRPLPGSRLDTWLVENYRAGYLAGKHLVNLRHQEVAYLGPAGASPAAAERLRGFRQALRHNGRELPAQRVAEVLPDADAVAAALRRWWSDEPAPTALFAASPQLAAWALAALEEMGRRVPDDVALVGYGDGPLARALRPRLTAVVPPLDELARQAAATLAERARSAQRAGERRAEPVRLAPRLIIRQSCGMRAAG, encoded by the coding sequence GTGCGGAGCGCAGCGGCCGCCGCCGGGACGGCGGTCCATCTGGTCACGCCGTGCCTTGCGGGCGAGGAGGAGGGGTTGCCGGAGGCGCTGGTCGCCGCCCTGGCACGGCAGGGGTGGCGCGTCGCCGTCTGGCCCGTGGCGGATGACGCGGCCCAGCAGCTGGCTTGTCTTCGCGCTTTGCCGATGGACGAGCCGGTGCTCCTGGTGCCGGCCCGGGACGCCGGCCCCGACCTGGCGGCCGCGGTCGCCCAGCGCGTGGCCGTGGCGGCGGGCCGCCCGCTTCCCGGGAGTCGTCTGGACACCTGGCTGGTGGAGAACTACCGGGCGGGCTATCTGGCCGGCAAGCACCTGGTCAACCTCCGGCACCAGGAGGTGGCCTACCTGGGCCCGGCGGGCGCCTCGCCAGCCGCGGCCGAGCGGCTCCGGGGGTTCCGGCAGGCTCTGCGCCACAACGGGCGGGAGCTGCCAGCCCAGCGGGTCGCGGAGGTGCTGCCCGACGCGGACGCCGTGGCCGCCGCCTTGCGCCGGTGGTGGTCGGACGAACCCGCCCCCACCGCTCTCTTCGCCGCCTCGCCGCAGCTGGCGGCCTGGGCGCTGGCGGCGCTGGAGGAGATGGGTCGGCGGGTGCCGGACGACGTCGCCCTGGTCGGCTACGGCGATGGACCCCTGGCCCGAGCCCTGCGGCCGCGGCTGACGGCCGTGGTCCCGCCGCTGGACGAACTGGCCCGCCAGGCGGCCGCAACGCTGGCGGAACGAGCGCGATCCGCCCAGCGGGCCGGCGAGAGGCGGGCCGAGCCGGTGCGCTTGGCCCCGCGGCTGATCATCCGGCAGTCCTGCGGGATGCGGGCTGCCGGCTGA
- the rpsD gene encoding 30S ribosomal protein S4 has translation MARYTGPKHAMCRRVGRPLCGSPKCPALKRPYPPGQHGPGRRQKLSEYGRRLLEKQKLRFMYGVLERQFRRYFERAQRAKGNTGERLLQLLETRLDNLVYRMGFAPTIWSARQLVVHGHIQVNGRKVDRPSYQVRPGDVIAVREKSRRIPLIQESLENAQRAPDYVSVEPEKFQGTLLRVPSREEIPVDVEESLIVEFYSR, from the coding sequence ATGGCACGCTACACGGGCCCGAAGCACGCCATGTGCCGGCGCGTGGGCCGACCGCTCTGCGGGTCGCCCAAGTGCCCCGCGCTGAAGCGGCCCTACCCGCCCGGCCAGCACGGGCCGGGCCGGCGGCAGAAGCTCAGCGAGTACGGCCGCCGCTTGCTGGAGAAGCAGAAGCTTCGCTTCATGTACGGGGTGCTGGAGCGCCAGTTCCGGCGCTACTTCGAGCGCGCCCAGCGGGCCAAGGGGAACACCGGGGAGCGGCTCCTGCAGCTCCTGGAGACGCGGTTGGACAACCTGGTCTACCGCATGGGCTTCGCCCCCACCATCTGGTCCGCGCGGCAGCTGGTGGTCCACGGGCACATCCAGGTGAACGGGCGGAAGGTCGATCGCCCGTCGTATCAGGTCCGGCCGGGCGACGTGATCGCCGTGCGGGAGAAGAGCCGGCGCATCCCGCTGATCCAGGAGAGCCTGGAGAACGCCCAGCGGGCGCCGGACTACGTCAGCGTGGAGCCCGAGAAGTTCCAGGGCACGCTGCTCCGGGTCCCCAGCCGCGAGGAGATCCCCGTCGACGTCGAGGAGTCGCTGATCGTCGAGTTCTACTCGCGCTGA